TTTAACATATCCATTAGATATTTCCTCCTATTAAACTAATCGTTGATGTAATTCAAATAACTCTTTACGTGATTTCTTCGGTGTTTTTAGTGCTTCATCAATTGGAACTGCCCGGAATTGTTCATCCACAAAACACACACAAGATCCCCCTCCACCACGAATTAATTCAGAAACTGCAAAGTCACCATATTGGGTTGCAAGAATTCGGTCTCGTGCGGTTGGTGAACCGCCTCGTTGAATATGCCCCAATACTGTTGATCTTCCAGCAAAACCAGTATGCTGAGATATCTTTTGAGCTAAGAGGTCTACATCGGTTATTTTTTCTGAAATAATGACAATCGCATGACGCTTTTTCTTCTTTACTTCAAACATTTTTAACCGTTCTAAAATCTCTTGCTCATCAAATCCAGTTTCTTTTGTGATCACAACTTCAGCACCGCAAGTTATACCCGCAAACAGTGCCAAGTCACCACATCGATTTCCCATAACCTCTACTACAGAGCATCGGTGATGTGAACTTGATGTATCCCGTAGTTTATCTACGTTTTCGATGATTGTATTCAAAGCAGTGTCAAAACCAATCGTATAATCAGTAGCTGCAATATCGTTATCAATCGTTCCCGGTAAACCAATGCAATTTATACCCATATCCGTTAATGCTTTTGCACCACGGTATGAACCATCGCCACCGATAACAATTAACCCTTCGATACCGAGTGCATTTAAGTTATCAATTGCTTTTTTTCTTACTTCTTCAAGCTTGAAATCTTCTAATCGAGCAGAACCAAGGATGGTACCACCCTTTATGACGATATCACTTACATCACTACGCGTGAGTTTTTGGATATCGTTTTCCACAAGCCCTTTGTATCCGTTAAATACTCCATAAACTTCTAATCCTTGGATTAGCCCGGAACGAACAACAGCACGAATTGCTGCATTCATTCCTGGTGCATCACCACCAGAAGTTAAGACACCAATTTTCTTCATACGTCACCTCTTGAGTTATCATACCATTTTTATCACATTTTGTGCAGATTTTTAACATTTATTTATGATTTCTTCTGTTTGTTCCAACGATTTCAAAGGGAGTAGCACATGTACTTACTCTGTCTGTAAACCGTTTCGCTCGTAAAGGGTCAATATTTCCTTTAGAATCGATAGAATAAACAGATTCTAATTTTTGAATTGGATAGTTGCTTGTAAAGATCGTAAGCTTTGAATTCTCCATTCTAGAGTTCAATATTGGAAACAATACTTCATCTCTTGACCAAGGGGTAATGGGTTCAGAACCTAGGTCATCCAAAACTAGAACATCACAATTCTTTAAGGCATTGAACATTTTTTCTTGTTCAAATTGAAGTCCAAATGTTGTTTTTATATATGTTAATAATTCACTTGTTGTCACAAACATTACCGAACGATTTTGTTTCGCAAACTTATTTGTGATACAGGCTGCAAGATAACTTTTCCCAACACCTAAATCTCCGTAGAGATACATCCCCTTTTTTCCAAGCTCTAAGGGTTCACAAAGTGCAATGGCTTTAAGGTAATTTGGTGATTCATGCTCAATGTCAAGTGTATCAAAGGATACTTTTTGAAGCTGTGCTGGCAAATCAAATACAATATAACGTTTAAGATACTCTAACGATTCATTCATTGATTGAAGCGCATCTGTGCGTACAAAGACTTCCATTAAGGTGTTGGTTTCGTGATCGAATACTAAATCAACATATTCTCCTAAGGTGGGATTGGCTTCCAAGAGATCTTTTGAAACAGATTCTGCTTTCTCTTTTTCACTTACCCAATCTTTAAAACGGTAGGCATTCTCCTCAACAATCTTTTGCGAAACGCGATATTGTGTTAAAAATGCTTTGACATGTTTATGTTCAAGAAGCTGTGCAATCAGTTGGTTTCGTTGGTTCTGTTGGTCTTTAGTTAATGGATATTTCAGGTTTTTGAAACTCATGAAGCCCCTCCTTTAGATAATTTATCTTTGAGCATTTTTCGTAGTGCATCCACATCTTCGTCAATGGAATCGTCTTTTGAATATTCAGGAACTTGATGAACAACAGTCCCCTTTGATTTTTGTGTGGATTTTGACGATGTGTTTTTAGCGGGTTGACTGATTTCTTTCAGTGCGTCACTTAAGGTTTTCACATTACGACGTTTCCAGGTCGATGCAATCTTCTCAACATAAGCACGGTTCAAATTGTCTTTGTTGATTTCAAGGACATATTCCAAGAGTGCATTGATGACAGGATTTGTGAATTCAAAGTTTTTGCTGAGTGACTCAATAAGACGGCGATCTGCATCCACAATATACGTGTGATTTTGCTTAAATTGTAAGAAACTCACAGGATCCAATTCGTAAGGATTTTCAACTTGTTTTGGAAGTTCACGTTTTGATACCCTAAACTCTTTATCAATTGCATGAACGAGTTTCACTTCGTCAAGGGTTCGCGTTGAGAAGTTGGTTGCATTGAAGAGGATTGATTTCATATCGGGATAGGAGATTTGATACAAGGATCCAGCTTCAGCTATAATACGTTTTAATGAATCGGTTCGAAGACTCAAGGGAAACACAGTATCTGACATTGTAGAGAAGAATCGATCCACATCAAAATGGGGTGCAAATACCTCTGTTTGATGTTCATCAATGGTTGTCTCAAGACCTTCATCCCATACAGATAATCGTGATGCATCGAAGGGTTTTGTGATTTCATTTCCATCAATTTTAACTTTACCATTTAAACATTCCATCGAAATTTGTTTGTAAGCATCACTCCCTCTAACAAGCGCATAGAGTCTACCAAACATTGGATGTTTAATAAATTGAGCCATGGTCAGTGGTTTTATTACGATGAGGGTCACACCATCATCACCATCGAAGGTTCTCACTAACATAAAACGTTCAAGTTCTTGTCTTTGTTGGATAAGGGTTTCACTGTTAATTTGAACGATTCCACATAATTCTTCAACCGACAAATTAGTGTGTTTACGCCCTAGCTCATACAAAGTGAGATAAAGTGATAATGCAGGAAACGCGAATACGGGTTGATATAAACGAATGAGTGCAGATAATTGATCATTGTTAATTTCGTGTTCACAATTGCATTGATATTGAACTTTTTTCATGCGCTCATCCTTTCTAACGTTTCTATAATCAGTGCTTTAAGAGCGTCTTGTGTTGCATTATTGTCAAGGATGCGATCAGCGAGTTTCAATTTGGTACTGGTTGGAATCTGACGCTGCTCACGTTTTTTTATGTCATGGTGTGTTAAACCACGACTCAATAAGCGTTGGTAACGAATCGCATCTGTTGTATTGACAACCCAGACTTCATCAAATTGACCCTCAAGTTGTGCTTCAAAAAGCATTGAAACTTCGAAGAAAACAAGATCTTGTGGATCTGATTCATAAATGTGATTGATTTTATCCATAACTTCTGGAAATATTTTATCCTCTAACTCCATAATGTTCTCATCCGCTAAAAAGAGATGATGGGCCAATATTTTACGATTTATTGTCGCATCGTCATTGAGGAGTTCACCGCCATAGCGTGAAATAAGATAGTCATATATGGGTTCGCCTGGCTTATATAAATCATGTGCAATTAAATCTGCATCATACACTGGATAATTTAAAGATTTAAGGATACAAGAAACACTTGATTTACCCGACCCAATGGTTCCTGTGATTGCTATTTTCATCATCATTACACCTTTTGACACTTCGGACACCAGACAGTGGAGCGTCCATCTATTTTCCTTCCTACCATTTCAGTTTGACATCGATGACACGGTTTCCCTTTTCGACCATAGGCATTCAAACTAATTTGAAAGCGACCACTCACATCTAAGGACGATGTATAGGAGCGAATGGTTGTACCACCTTGTAAAATGGCATTATGCAACACAGCACGTGTGTTTAGAATAATTTTATCACATTCTCTCTTAGAAAGTGAACATGCTTGTCGTTGAGGGTTGATTTTACATGCAAAAAGAATCTCGTCAGCATAGATATTACCAATCCCAGCGATAATCGACTGGTCTAACAGGATTGTTTTAATGCATCGTGTTCGATGTGCATATCTCTTCAGCAAGTATGAGCTGGTTAATTGTTCATCGAAGGGTTCAAGACCTAAATGCTTCGATTCTAAATAAGCATCCAAGTCATTGGTAAGCGCAAATCGTGAGAATTTACGCGTATCAAGATAATGAACCACGTAGTGGTGTGTTTTAAATATTAGGTGTGTATGTTTTGTAGGGGCTGGTTCACACCCTTTTTTATAGAGATGAAACTTTCCTTCCATACGTAAGTGTACAACTAGAAAGGATGCATCATCAAATCCGAAGATTAAGTATTTACCTCTACGACTAAACAATCGAAACGTTTTAAAAATGCACGCACTCAAAGGAAGACTTGCTCCTTCTACAAGGCTGGGTACACGTAAATCCAAGGACTCAATGGTTTCATTCATCAGTGATTTTTCCAGTGTTCGAACAACAGTTTCGACCTCAGGTAATTCTGGCATATTATTCCTTCCATGTCTTTCCAGTTGAAGCAGAAACCTTGAGTGCGACTGGCCATGATACAATGGTTTCCATAATTTCGATTAACTGCGGCATCAGTGCATCCAATTCGTCATTTTCAACATCAAAAATTAATTCATCGTGCACTTGTAGGATTAATCGTGATTTATAGGAATCCAAAAGTGTATCCACTTTGATCATTGCCATCTTAATGATGTCTGCAGCGGTTCCTTGAACTGGCGCATTCATCGCAGCTCGTTTCCCAAATTCACGGCTGGCATAGTTTTTATCTTTAATCTCTGAAATATAACGACGGCGCTTAAAGAATGTTTCAACGAATCCATGTTCTTCACAATACTGAATTGTTTCAGCCATATATTCGTGAATTCTTGGATAGATTTGTTGGTGTTTCGCAAGGTAATCCCGTGCATCTTCAAAAGAGATGTCGAGTTGTTGCGATAGACCATACTCGCTCATGCCATATACAATTCCAAAGTTTACAGATTTCGCTTCACGACGTTGAAGTGAGGTAGGTGTGTCAACGTTGAATATTTCACGTGCAGTTTCTTCATGAATGTCTCTTCCTTGTTTAAAGACTTCAATCATTTTTGTTTCGTTTGCTAAAAAGGCCAAGACACGAAGTTCAATTTGAGAGTAATCAATTTTAAGTAAGGTACAGTCTTTAGATGCTACAAATGCACCCCGAATCATCTTCCCTTCCTCATCACGTACCGAAATGTTTTGAAGGTTTGGATTTGACGATGAGAGTCTTCCTGTTTGTGTGAGGTGTTGATTGAGTGTCGTATGAATTTTTTGGTCGTCTCTTATGTGTTTGACTAAACCCACTGCATACGTTGAATACAGTTTTTGATATTTACGATATACTAGAATTAGCTGAACAATTTCATGTTCACTTGCAAGTTTTTCTAAAACATCAACAGCAGTTGAACGTTTCTTTCCTGATTTTAATCCTAAATCATCAAAAAGAACGGTTGCTAATTGTTTTGGTGAATTAATATTGAATTCCTTATGGGCATGGGCAAATATTTTCTCACTCAAATCATTTAATATGACTTCGGTTTGAGTCGCAATTGTGTCTAAAATACGTTGATCTACAGTGAATCCGTTGAATTCACATTTTGCTAATACTGATATTAATGGCTTTTCAATTGTTTCGTATACAGAGTAAACATTCATCACATCTGCGCGGCGGTAAAGATTGTCATAAACTTCGTGAATCTTATTCGCATCATTGAGTTTTTGTGATTGACTATCGAGGTTTTCGTTCCACATATTGTATGAATCTTTAAGTTTATCAAACGTTGTAATTGAACCATCTACAATGAAGGCCAAAAGAAGGACATCATCAAACATGCTTTGATGAATGGGTAGTTTTTGCTCAAGCATGTACCGATACATTGCTTTTGCATTTACAAAGATAAATTGTCGTTGGTTTGAAACCAATGCTTCTAAAAGCGGCTGAAGGTTATCTTGATTAACATACACAGCCCCTACACCATCTGATAGAGAGGCACCGATGACTGTGTCATTATCATCGGTATCCACGACCACACTGACGCGTTTGTTTTGAAGAATGCTTTGGATATCGACATGATCAAAATTTAATTGCTGTTGATCAACGACAACGGTTTCTTTGACCAATGAGTTCATATCATATTTGCGGTAGAATGAATTAGTACTTAACGAATCAGTTTCAAACACAAAATCATGCTCTTCAATTTCAACTGGTACTTCACAATATATAGTAGCGAGATCGTACGAAAGGTACGCTTGTTCTTTGTACTCGCGGACTTTTTCCCCGAGTTTTCCTCTAAGTAAATCTTGGTTTTGATAGACACCATCAAGGGTATCGTATTCTTTGAGCAACTTAAGGGCGGTTTTCTCTCCTACGGATGGAATCCCAGGGATATTATCAGAAGCGTCCCCCATCATTGCTTTTAAATCAATAATTTGTGAAGGTCTTAATCCCATGGTTTCATGAAGTGTTTCGGGCGTCATTTTTTCAAGTTCGGTTAACCCTTTTTTCATTAATAAAACATCGACATGGTTATCAACAATTTGGAGTAAATCCTTATCACTTGTTAAAATGGTGACATGATCTTCAGTATAGCGTTTCGCAAGTGTCCCAATAATATCATCTGCTTCATAGCCATCCATTTCATATCGAAGAATCGGTAAAGCATCTAAAAATTCACGAACTAGTGCAAATTGAGACACTAAATCTTCATCGACTTCTTTACGCGTGCCTTTGTACATATCAAACCGTTTGTGTCTGAATGTTTTCTGGCCGGTATCAAATGCTACGAGGACATGGGTAGGTTTTAATAGATCAATCGCACGGTTTAACATCACTGAGAAACCATACACTGCATTAGTTACAACGCCGGAACTCGATGCCATCTTTCCCCTGTTTAATGTCCCATAATAAGCTCTAAATAACATTGAATTTCCATCAATTAATAATATTTCTCGCATAATGTCTCCTTTTATAATAAAACCCTCAAACGTCACGCTTAAGGGTTTTTGACCATGTTACTCTGATTCACTTAACGCTAACAATGTATCTAAATTGCGATACATAATTGAAAGATAATCATTGTTTTCATTAATGTCATCTTCACTAAGCGCAAATAAATTACTTAAATTAATCTGTGTTAATTGAAGTTCAGTCTTCACCTGATTAAATAAACGATTATAATCCTCTGGCATGTTGCCTTCAAAAGCAATATATTTTACACCATCATCCTGAATGCGTTCACGATATACATTCATGAGTTGTTCATCTGGTAATGCACCGTACTTAGACAATACGATTGGATAAACGTTAATACCATAACTCTTTTGCCAATTTCCAAAACTTGGTGTTAATGAAACAAATGCTAATTGATTTGTTACATCACGAAGCTTTTGATACTCAGCATAAAGGCGAACTAAATCAACCTCGAGGGATTCAAAGTTTTCTTGAAATGTTTCAGCTTCATCTGGGTAATTCTCAACAAGCCAATTTAATACAGAGCGACCCATTGAGGTCATTGCAATTGGGTCAATCCAAAGAATCGGATCATATTCGTACATATCAATATAATTCAATAATTCAGAATCATAATAAGCACTTTCAAATGTTTGAATTTGACCACTTACACGTACGTTTTGATAGCGCTGAAATGCATAAAGTGTTGAATAGACTGATAAGTCAACACGCTGTGCACTTGCGTTTCTAAGTTCTGAATCATATAACTCAAAATAAGGTTGTAATTCATTAATATAGAAGATTACATCCGCATTATTAATGACAGATTCATAGGAATCTACAATCGTTGCCCGTTGGGCAACTGTGCCTTGTTGGAGTCGTGAAACATTCACACGATCCCCTGCAATGCGTTCAACAAGATACTCTAATGGATAGCTGGTTACAACGACATTTAAGCGATCTTGGACACAGCCTGATAACACCACGACTAACACGCTAAACACAATGAGTTTTTGACATATTCTTTTCATAACAAACCTCTCTTAAGCATTATATCATACTCCTTAGTTTTGTGACTCATCATTCCAGTTATTTGCTCTTAACTTTAGGATTGAGTTTACAGAAAAATACAGTGGCATGGATATCAAAATACCCACAAAACCAAATAAAGTCGAGCATGCAAAGAATGAAAACAACGACCAAAGTGGTTCTAGTTTGTCACGTTTATTGAAAACCATAGGCGCAACAACATATCCGTCAACTTGTGAGAGTACGACAAGTAAGAGTGTTAAAATTACGGCACGTGATAAACCCAAAGTGAGACTGGTTAAAATCCCAATTGAGTGAACAATCGTCGGCCCAATATACGGTACCATCATGGAAAGTGCCGTTAACACTCCCAATATTAACGCATAGTTATGTCCCACTAAAAAGTAAACAAGTGTATATTCGACAAAAGCGATTAACATAATAACGATTTCAGTACGAACATAGCTTTTCACAGCCTGATCGACTGATTTCAAAGATTTATAGGTGTTAAGGTTTACTTTACGTGCCAATGTGCCGATGGCTCTTGTAAATCGTTCATAATCAAAAATGAAATAGATTCCAATAATAAACGAAAATAAGATCGTTGTAAGAATGGACAGTGCACTCGTAACAAAAGTTGTAACATAAGCTGGAATTTCTTTTGTGATGTTAGTCATCACATTCAACATTTCTGAGTAAATGCTCATGATTATGTCTGATGGATTATCACTGGATTCAATATACATGTTATAAAGTTGTTGAACGCTGTCAACGATTGTTTGACCAAAGAGTGCAAAATCATCAATTAAGTTAGGAATGACTGCAGAAAATAACAAGGCTATTAGACCAATTACAGCTGCCATGACTACTAATACACTGATTGCTCGGGGTATTTTGAATTTCTCAAGATATCGTGTAATCGGATAAACTAAGTAAGCAAAACCAAATCCAATGATAAATGGGAAAAGGATTTGTCGAATTAATTTAAAGGCTTCAAGCCACCAGGCAGAAGTCAGCATTAACAAATAAACTACAAGCAAAATAAGCAAGACCGTTATTAAAGTTTGAAACCCAATATTTTCTTCAATATATGCTTGCGCTTTTCTCGCGATTTTCATAATCCACCTCACCTTTTAATCATAACACAATCATTGGAAATCTCTACGCGTACGCTTTATAAGCAGTCCGTGGAAAAAACTTCGAATGTTCATCACAAATTTAAACAATAATAAATTAATTAAAATCACCCACACACCGCGTTTTGCCATAAAGAACATAAACGATCCAACATAGTTGTGAAACATCACGAGTCCGAGGTACATAACAAATTCCCTGATAAACAAAGCGAGTGTCATGATAACGAGCCATTCAATAAAAGATGATCCAATATGTCGATACCAATATTTTACAATAACTACACTAATTCCAAAGCTCAATAGATACACTGGATAAGAATCATAATGAAATAAATTCATAATCAGACATAATACTAAAAAGCGTAAACCATACTCTTTAACCTCGTCATTACGTATCGAAAGAATTAACCCCATGAAACTCATTTGGGACACAAATTCAATCGGTGCAGATAATTGAGTCCACAATGATTGAACAACTAAGTCACATAAAATACAGGTGAATAGAAAACCATATTCCATTTTCCGGACATTTCTCATGGACGATTCACAACCTTAATATAATCAATTTCATTAAAATTTACACTGGATTTAATATAAACAACAATCCCAACACTGTCAGCAACAGGTTTTACACTATCAACAACACCAACAACTAGACCTGTTGGGTAAACACCACCTAAACCGGAGGTAAAGACTTGCATCCCTTGTTGGATGGTTGCGCTTGAGTCAAGTAATTGAACCTCAAACACACGATTTTCAGCATCATAGCTTCTTAAAATACCTTGAATTGATATGGAGCTGTTGACGATGATTTTAACTGAAACTTGGCTTGTTTGAGAGTTTGCTGTAAGTAAACTTACGGTTGCTGAATTTTCTTTTACATCAATAACACGACCAATTAAACCATTTGCAGCGACCACTGCATCATTCAATTCAACACCTTGATTAGAACCAACATTAATTGTAATTACTTGGTTCCACGAATCCCATGCTCGGTTAACGGTTCTACCTGAGATGAGTGAAAATTCTGAATATAAACTATCTAATTGATTTAAAGCTTTTAATTTTTCAACTTCTTGTTCAAGTTCGTATACCCTACTTGCATCAACCGAAACAGAGCTTAATTGCTCCTTGAGCCGATCAATTTCATATCTTGAATCCCAAAAATTCGCGACATCCTTTGTGAAATTGGATACTGTATTTATTGGATAATCAATTGCAGCATAACGAACCATCGAAAAGAATGAGAAAAAACCGCGATCTGCGGAATCGACAAAACTAATTCGCTTAATAGCACCCAGTCCTAATAATGATACGAGCACCAGTGCCAGGATTCCTACGAGTAATCGGCGGAATGTTTTCTTTTCTTTCATGTCATCACCTCTTAACATTATACAAGAAATGCGGATAGAAACAAACACTAACCCGCATCGTTTTGAAAAATTTCACTTCTTAGTTCACGCAAAGAAGCATATGAACCGCTTGCAACAAGAATATGATCGACAATTGATATACCAATCATTTTCCCAGATTGTACCAATGCCTTGGTTACTTCTAAATCGGAGTGACTAAAATCGAGACTTCCACTTGGGTGGTTGTGAACTAATACGATTTGATATGTATTGCGTTCAATTGCTTCTCTAAAGATATCACGCGGATGCACTTGACTCATATTCAAGGTCCCCTTAAATAATTCAATGGCTTCAATCACATTCATGTGAACATCCAAGCAAAGGATCATAAAGATTTCTTGTTTCTCATAGCCAATCAACCCATTAACCCATTGGACAATCTTTAATGGATTATTGAGGATGTTTTTTTCATGACTTAAGGGTTCATTTAAACGTTTTGATATTTCGATGAGCGCTAATATCTCAGTTGCCTTAACATTTTGAACACCATGTAATTTAACCAATTCACTGCGCGTTACATAACGCAGTCCTGGAAGTCCACCCGATAAATTGAGTATCTGATCTGCTAAATCAAGTGCCGATCCCTTTTTTGAACCGTTTCGAACATATAAGGCTAAGAGTTCTCGATCTGAGAGCGACGAAATACCATTTGCTAATGCTTTCTCTCGGGGTCTTAATGTTACAGGAATTTCTTCTATTTTCATACTATCACCTATTCATAAATAGGCAATTATGATTATAATTCCAAAAATTGATTTAAAAAATCAAGGAGAACTTTAAACGATTGTGAACCAACGCGTTTTCTAAATATATCACGTCCCTGTTTCTCACGAACATTAATTGAGAGGTATTGAATCATGTGGTGTTCTTTATAGGATACTGAAACAGCTATATTTGCATCGTTGATGCTACAATGTGATAACATTACCAATACGTCACATTCATGATTGTTCATATAATCTTCTTTAAAGCGGATGCTCGCTGCATTCACGTCTTCTTCAGAAGTATAGATTGATGTGTCTTTGTTAATCAGTGAAGCACTGAATATACATTTTCCATCTTTTAGCCGTGTAATCACTGAACCGTCTGTAATATTATCGATCATTCCAATAATGCATCCATGCGTATTTAATCGGTTTGCTA
This DNA window, taken from Erysipelothrix larvae, encodes the following:
- the pfkA gene encoding 6-phosphofructokinase, encoding MKKIGVLTSGGDAPGMNAAIRAVVRSGLIQGLEVYGVFNGYKGLVENDIQKLTRSDVSDIVIKGGTILGSARLEDFKLEEVRKKAIDNLNALGIEGLIVIGGDGSYRGAKALTDMGINCIGLPGTIDNDIAATDYTIGFDTALNTIIENVDKLRDTSSSHHRCSVVEVMGNRCGDLALFAGITCGAEVVITKETGFDEQEILERLKMFEVKKKKRHAIVIISEKITDVDLLAQKISQHTGFAGRSTVLGHIQRGGSPTARDRILATQYGDFAVSELIRGGGGSCVCFVDEQFRAVPIDEALKTPKKSRKELFELHQRLV
- a CDS encoding ATP-binding protein is translated as MSFKNLKYPLTKDQQNQRNQLIAQLLEHKHVKAFLTQYRVSQKIVEENAYRFKDWVSEKEKAESVSKDLLEANPTLGEYVDLVFDHETNTLMEVFVRTDALQSMNESLEYLKRYIVFDLPAQLQKVSFDTLDIEHESPNYLKAIALCEPLELGKKGMYLYGDLGVGKSYLAACITNKFAKQNRSVMFVTTSELLTYIKTTFGLQFEQEKMFNALKNCDVLVLDDLGSEPITPWSRDEVLFPILNSRMENSKLTIFTSNYPIQKLESVYSIDSKGNIDPLRAKRFTDRVSTCATPFEIVGTNRRNHK
- a CDS encoding DnaD domain protein, giving the protein MKKVQYQCNCEHEINNDQLSALIRLYQPVFAFPALSLYLTLYELGRKHTNLSVEELCGIVQINSETLIQQRQELERFMLVRTFDGDDGVTLIVIKPLTMAQFIKHPMFGRLYALVRGSDAYKQISMECLNGKVKIDGNEITKPFDASRLSVWDEGLETTIDEHQTEVFAPHFDVDRFFSTMSDTVFPLSLRTDSLKRIIAEAGSLYQISYPDMKSILFNATNFSTRTLDEVKLVHAIDKEFRVSKRELPKQVENPYELDPVSFLQFKQNHTYIVDADRRLIESLSKNFEFTNPVINALLEYVLEINKDNLNRAYVEKIASTWKRRNVKTLSDALKEISQPAKNTSSKSTQKSKGTVVHQVPEYSKDDSIDEDVDALRKMLKDKLSKGGAS
- the coaE gene encoding dephospho-CoA kinase (Dephospho-CoA kinase (CoaE) performs the final step in coenzyme A biosynthesis.) — its product is MKIAITGTIGSGKSSVSCILKSLNYPVYDADLIAHDLYKPGEPIYDYLISRYGGELLNDDATINRKILAHHLFLADENIMELEDKIFPEVMDKINHIYESDPQDLVFFEVSMLFEAQLEGQFDEVWVVNTTDAIRYQRLLSRGLTHHDIKKREQRQIPTSTKLKLADRILDNNATQDALKALIIETLERMSA
- the mutM gene encoding bifunctional DNA-formamidopyrimidine glycosylase/DNA-(apurinic or apyrimidinic site) lyase — its product is MPELPEVETVVRTLEKSLMNETIESLDLRVPSLVEGASLPLSACIFKTFRLFSRRGKYLIFGFDDASFLVVHLRMEGKFHLYKKGCEPAPTKHTHLIFKTHHYVVHYLDTRKFSRFALTNDLDAYLESKHLGLEPFDEQLTSSYLLKRYAHRTRCIKTILLDQSIIAGIGNIYADEILFACKINPQRQACSLSKRECDKIILNTRAVLHNAILQGGTTIRSYTSSLDVSGRFQISLNAYGRKGKPCHRCQTEMVGRKIDGRSTVWCPKCQKV
- the polA gene encoding DNA polymerase I is translated as MREILLIDGNSMLFRAYYGTLNRGKMASSSGVVTNAVYGFSVMLNRAIDLLKPTHVLVAFDTGQKTFRHKRFDMYKGTRKEVDEDLVSQFALVREFLDALPILRYEMDGYEADDIIGTLAKRYTEDHVTILTSDKDLLQIVDNHVDVLLMKKGLTELEKMTPETLHETMGLRPSQIIDLKAMMGDASDNIPGIPSVGEKTALKLLKEYDTLDGVYQNQDLLRGKLGEKVREYKEQAYLSYDLATIYCEVPVEIEEHDFVFETDSLSTNSFYRKYDMNSLVKETVVVDQQQLNFDHVDIQSILQNKRVSVVVDTDDNDTVIGASLSDGVGAVYVNQDNLQPLLEALVSNQRQFIFVNAKAMYRYMLEQKLPIHQSMFDDVLLLAFIVDGSITTFDKLKDSYNMWNENLDSQSQKLNDANKIHEVYDNLYRRADVMNVYSVYETIEKPLISVLAKCEFNGFTVDQRILDTIATQTEVILNDLSEKIFAHAHKEFNINSPKQLATVLFDDLGLKSGKKRSTAVDVLEKLASEHEIVQLILVYRKYQKLYSTYAVGLVKHIRDDQKIHTTLNQHLTQTGRLSSSNPNLQNISVRDEEGKMIRGAFVASKDCTLLKIDYSQIELRVLAFLANETKMIEVFKQGRDIHEETAREIFNVDTPTSLQRREAKSVNFGIVYGMSEYGLSQQLDISFEDARDYLAKHQQIYPRIHEYMAETIQYCEEHGFVETFFKRRRYISEIKDKNYASREFGKRAAMNAPVQGTAADIIKMAMIKVDTLLDSYKSRLILQVHDELIFDVENDELDALMPQLIEIMETIVSWPVALKVSASTGKTWKE
- a CDS encoding metal ABC transporter solute-binding protein, Zn/Mn family; the protein is MKRICQKLIVFSVLVVVLSGCVQDRLNVVVTSYPLEYLVERIAGDRVNVSRLQQGTVAQRATIVDSYESVINNADVIFYINELQPYFELYDSELRNASAQRVDLSVYSTLYAFQRYQNVRVSGQIQTFESAYYDSELLNYIDMYEYDPILWIDPIAMTSMGRSVLNWLVENYPDEAETFQENFESLEVDLVRLYAEYQKLRDVTNQLAFVSLTPSFGNWQKSYGINVYPIVLSKYGALPDEQLMNVYRERIQDDGVKYIAFEGNMPEDYNRLFNQVKTELQLTQINLSNLFALSEDDINENNDYLSIMYRNLDTLLALSESE
- a CDS encoding AI-2E family transporter, which gives rise to MKIARKAQAYIEENIGFQTLITVLLILLVVYLLMLTSAWWLEAFKLIRQILFPFIIGFGFAYLVYPITRYLEKFKIPRAISVLVVMAAVIGLIALLFSAVIPNLIDDFALFGQTIVDSVQQLYNMYIESSDNPSDIIMSIYSEMLNVMTNITKEIPAYVTTFVTSALSILTTILFSFIIGIYFIFDYERFTRAIGTLARKVNLNTYKSLKSVDQAVKSYVRTEIVIMLIAFVEYTLVYFLVGHNYALILGVLTALSMMVPYIGPTIVHSIGILTSLTLGLSRAVILTLLLVVLSQVDGYVVAPMVFNKRDKLEPLWSLFSFFACSTLFGFVGILISMPLYFSVNSILKLRANNWNDESQN
- the mreC gene encoding rod shape-determining protein MreC; the encoded protein is MKEKKTFRRLLVGILALVLVSLLGLGAIKRISFVDSADRGFFSFFSMVRYAAIDYPINTVSNFTKDVANFWDSRYEIDRLKEQLSSVSVDASRVYELEQEVEKLKALNQLDSLYSEFSLISGRTVNRAWDSWNQVITINVGSNQGVELNDAVVAANGLIGRVIDVKENSATVSLLTANSQTSQVSVKIIVNSSISIQGILRSYDAENRVFEVQLLDSSATIQQGMQVFTSGLGGVYPTGLVVGVVDSVKPVADSVGIVVYIKSSVNFNEIDYIKVVNRP
- the radC gene encoding RadC family protein, yielding MKIEEIPVTLRPREKALANGISSLSDRELLALYVRNGSKKGSALDLADQILNLSGGLPGLRYVTRSELVKLHGVQNVKATEILALIEISKRLNEPLSHEKNILNNPLKIVQWVNGLIGYEKQEIFMILCLDVHMNVIEAIELFKGTLNMSQVHPRDIFREAIERNTYQIVLVHNHPSGSLDFSHSDLEVTKALVQSGKMIGISIVDHILVASGSYASLRELRSEIFQNDAG